The sequence AATCGTCAGAAGCGAGTAATGCAAGGAAGACGACTGCCGAGGAACGGAGTTTATGAAATATAAATGAGTACCGGAGGACAGGAAGTCTGACGCAGCAGTACGAAGCTTATTACGATTTGAGCTTTCTGGTGGTTATTACGAGAAGGTCACACCCGTTCCCATACCGAACACGGCAGTTAAGCTTCTCAGTGCCAATGATACTTGGGTGGAAGCGCCCCGGGAAAGTAGGTCTCTGCCAGATTTATATGAAGACTCTATGGTTATACCATAGAGTCTTTTTTACATATACAAAAAAATACTGATAAGTGAACCGGATAATTAATTATTACGGTATAGAATAACTGTAATTATCAGTAAAATTGTTATCCCAATAGGTTATACCATTCATGAGGCAATATATTGCGAACTTGAGTGATGAACCGCAAGGCACTGTGATTTTATAATCCCAAATTTCTAAATCATCAGATAGACACTGACTAAAAAATGCTGCTTCCTCTTTGCATGTTACCCAATCGTCAGTTGTATAGCGGACTGTTACAAGTTTATCATACACAAGATTTTTTACTACAACCCTGCCTGTGAAGGTTCCGTCAACTATAATTATTGAATGCAGGTTTAGCACAGATTCTGCTAATATGATTGTAGGTGAGTACCACCTCAAGCTGTAGCAGCTTGATCCAATATTCTTCCCGTAGGATTCATCAAAACAACTATCAATTGTAAAGCAGCAGCAACTGCTGGAATAAGTAGGCGGAGTGCGGAAATACCACACGTCATAGATACCGTAGACTACCCTCCTGGGGCTGGCAGAAACGGTATTCCATAACACATTATCATAAGTATAATGAACATAAATATTTTTAGCACCATCCGGGTTTTGTACTGCTAAATAGCCTTCAGCAAAAAACGCGGAGCATGGGTTATATTCAGGTGATCTTGCATGTAAAAGCTTAACGGTATTACTGGAAGTAATATACATTAACAATGCACCCCATTATTTATTTAGTAAATATTTTATTTGCAGAAAACCATATAGTAAATCTTATCATAAAAAAACGTAAGAATCGAAGTAGTAATATAGCTAAATATAATGCTATTATATGTTAATTTATGAAAAAAAGACAAAAATATTTATATCAAAAATGTATTATTTTATATAAAAAGCAAAATTAAGTAAAAATGTTTAAAAAAATATGAAATTGTTCAATAAATTATACATAATAGTGTTAAATATTAACAAAAAATTTACAATATGGTAGATTGTATATTAGGGTACCCAAAAAAAAACATAGGAGGATATAATATGCAGGTTTTTAGAAAAGATATAAGAAAGTACGGTAAATTAACTTTAGTCGTTATTATAAGTCTCATGCTGATGTTGTCCTCAACATTGATCTCATCAGCAACCATGGTATCGGATTATAAGGCATATGTAATGGCTCCGCTGGAAAAGATTACTGACTGGACCGCATTTAAAAACCAGTTGATTACCCTTAAGAACAATGGCGTGTATGCACTTACTACAGATGTATGGTGGGGTTATGTAGAACCAAATGCAGACAATCAGTTTGATTGGAGCTACTATAAAACTTATGCAGATACAGTCCGTGCAGCAGGAATAAAGTGGGTTCCGATTATTTCTACACATCAGTGTGGTGGTAATGTAGGCGATAATGTAAATATTCCTCTTCCCGCATGGCTGTGGACAAAGGATACTGCTGATAAAATGCAATATAAAGATGAAGCGGGAAACATGGATAAGCAGGCTATAGCTCCATGGTGGACAGGCATAGCTCAGCAGTATGATGAATTGTACGCTTCCTTCGCATCAAATTTCAGCGGATACAAAGATATAATCGCTAAGATTTATCTCTCAGCAGGATCGTCTGGTGAATTAAGATACCCTTCGTATAATCCTTCCCATGGCTGGAATTATCCGGGACGCGGATATCTTGAGTGCTATACTGAGACTGCAAAAACAAATTTCCGTAATGCTATGCAGACAAAATACGGGACAATTGCTGCACTCAATACTGCTTGGGGTACAAGTCTGACAAGTTTCACACAGATAAATCCACCAAGTGATGGAGATACCTTCTTTATCAACGGGTATAAGAGCAATTACGGTAAAGATTTCTTAACATGGTATCAGGGTTCTCTTACAAAACATCTGGCAACTATAGCTTCAAAGGCCCATGCACGTTTTGATACTGTGTTTGGAGTCAGAATCGGTGCAAAAATTTCCGGAGTACACTGGAGATACAGCGATCCTACCATGCCTCACTGTGCCGAATACTGTGCCGGATATTACAACTACAGTACTATACTTGACCAGTTCAAGACATCAAACCTGGATTTGACGTTTACATGTCTTGAAATGACAGATTCAAATACTTCACCTAACTACTCTATGCCGAAAACCCTGGTTATACAGGTTGCAAATTTGGCTAAGAGTAAGGGTATAAAAATAAATGGAGAAAACGCTTTGGCAATTTCAAACAATCCTACAGCATACCAGAATTGTGCTGAAATGGCGTTTAACTACAATTTCTCAGGCTTTACGCTTTTGAGACTTGCAAATATAGTTAGCAGCAACGGTACAGCTACCAGTGAAATGGCACCGTTTAAAGACGCTCTTGTTTTGAAACCTGTACCTGTAACTTTTACTATCAATAATGCTAATGCTGCTACAGGACAGACTGTGTATGTATCAGGCAGCAGATGGGAGTTAGGTAAATGGACTACAGGTACTTATCCTTTACAGCTCACCAAAAATGCCAGCGGACAGTGGGTTGGAACCTGCTATCTCGGAGCAGGTGTCACCTATGAGTTCAAAGGTATTAAAAAGAGTTCAACAGGCGTCGTATGGGAAGGTGGAAACAATAAAGTTTACACAATACCTGCCGCTGGCGGTTCTTATACATGGACTTGGACTAACTAAACTGAGTTAATACTTGTATTTTACAGATGCTGCTGCCCCTAGGGGCAGTGGCATCCTTTTTTTATTGTTTGTTTCATCATGCTACAAAAACGGCTTTAGTCAACTTTGTTCTAAGCAGCTTGTTTACTAAATGTATTCTATAAAAACTGCTGGCATATTAACGAAACTATTGATAAATAGATAATTGTTGCTTAAACTTGACATATCCTTACATAATATGTATTCTTTAATAGGTACGATAAAATTAAGGAAAAGGTGGTAAAGAGTGAAGAGCTATAGAAAAGAACTTTGGTTTGAAACAGGTAAGAGGAGGGAATTTCAAAATATTACTCCTATAATAGAAGATTGTCTTTCTGAAAGTGGTATCAAGGATGGAATGCTATTATGCAATGCTATGCATATAACTTCAAGTGTTTTTATAAATGACGATGAAAGCGGACTTCACAAAGACTTTGAAATATTTCTGGAAAGGCTTGCTCCAGAGAAACCGTATAATCAGTATTATCACAATGGGTTTGAAGATAATGCGGATGCCCATTTGAAACGTACTATTATGGGAAGGGAAGTAGTCGTGGCTATCACTGATGGCAAGCTTGACTTTGGACCTTGGGAACAGGTATTTTATGGCGAGTTTGATGGAAAAAGAAGAAAAAGGGGACTGGTAAAAATAATAGGAGAATAATGTTTTGCAAAGACAGGCGGGTTCAAATTTTTTGAAACCCGCCTGTTTAATTTTTATTTATAAAAGTTTATGAAATTTTTATATTTGCTTTATTGGCAGTTTATATCCAAGGATTATGATAAAAATGTGAAAGGAAATTCACACGCAAAACAAATTTGAATTATGTTAGGAGAGATATTATGAAAAAGAAAATCGCATTGACGGTAGCATGTATTGTACTTGGCGTTATGATGCTGGTAACAACAGCTTTTGCCGGTGCAACAGGGAATTCCGGGTATGAGGCCTACAAGGATGCATTAAGAAAATCTTTTGAGTCTAAGAGTTTTTCTACAAGACTGGATGCATCAATAAAAGATAATGGTAAAGTGTTGGCAGAAGCAAGTGCAATTATTAAGTCAAACCATGAAACAATGAGCAGTGTTACATCAGTTAAGACAAATAGTCAGGAAAAAATAATGGAAACTTATGTACAAGCTGATAAAACAGTGATAAGAGATGGTGAAAGTGATATTTACTATGTAATCGAACACAAAGAGCACAGTAAGAGACATTCTGACAGAGATTATGAAAATAAATATAACTACGAGGATAGCAAAGCAGGAGAGACAATAGTTGATGCTTTAGTAGGAAACATGAAAAATTATTTTAGTCTCAACGAAAAAGCTGACGGATCAAAAAATGTATCATTTCAACTTTCTGGTACTCAAATACCATCAGTAGTAAATGTACTTGCATCTGTAGGGATCAGGGAAGCTTCAAAAGAGAATTACAGGGATAGCAAGCATATGACACCTTTTGGCAAAGATTTCAACTTTGAGGACATTGAACTGCCAAAACTTGTTGATGATATCAGAATAAGCAGTGTAGATTTTGATGCTGATATTAATAAGGATAATATAATAGACAGCCAGTTGACAAACATTACGGTTCAGGGTAAGGATGCATCAGGGGTTGAGCATGAAGTTGTATTAAGCATTAATATGGATTTTTCAGACTTCGGAATAACTACCCCGGATGTTGTGGATCTGACAGGAAAACAGGTTCAGAATATTGATCCTGAAGAGTTTGAAAGAGAACATCGCAGGGATTAGGGCAGGCAATATTAATAGTGCTCCTTAACAGGGAGCACTATTAATAAATAGAGCTTTATTAAGGAGATAATGCATATGGAAAAAGTGCTGGAAGTAAAAAATCTGACTAAAAAGTACAGGAATTCAAGGGGGATAGAGAGTATAAGCTTTGATATATACAAGGGTGATGTTTTTGGTTTTTTGGGACCCAACGGAGCAGGCAAAACAACAACCATGAAAATCATTACAGGTTTGTGCAGGGCGGATGCAGGGGAGGTTAAGGTATTTGGTCATAATATTTCTACTGATTATGAAAAGGCTATGAGAAAAGTAGGCTGTATAATAGAGACGGCAGAAGCTTATGACTATATAAGCGGATATAAAAATCTCGTGATAGCTTCAAGATTTTATAAGGAAGTGAAAAAATCAAGGATTGACGAGGTGCTTGATCTTGTAGGCTTGAGTTCTGTCAAAAATGAAAAGGTGTCGAATTATTCTCTGGGGATGAAGCAAAGGCTGGGATTGGCTTCAGCAATACTTTCCAACCCTGAACTTGTAATACTGGATGAACCGGTAAACGGTCTGGATATAGAAGGAATGGTAGATATAAGAAACATTATCAAAAACCTCGCTGAGGAGCATGGTATTACCTTTTTTATTTCAAGTCATCTTATTCACGAAATGGAAATGGTGTGCAACAGGGTAGGAATCATAGAAAAGGGTAAATTGATAAAAACAGGAGAAGTGAAGGAACTGCTAAATAACCATTCAACCCTTGAAGATTTTTTCATTGAGCAGGTAAAAGGGCAAAGGAGGCTAAACTGATGGAAGCATTAAAAGCTGGTATTTTGAGTGAAATCACCAAGCTGTTATTGAAAAAAAAGAGTGTAATGCTGCTGGTTTTTTCTGCATTAATTCCGATTTTATCACTGATACTTGTTTCTTTTTTTCAATCCGGGCTCGGCATAAATCCAATCAACGCAATAGATTTTCCTATCACGGTTTTGGGGTATTTTACGGGACTTTTTTTACCTTTGTTTGTTGTTATGGCAGCTGCTGATTTATTTTCAGGAGAGATAGGCGAAAGGACAATTAAGATCGCACTCCTCCGTCCAATAACCAGATTTAAGGTTTATATGTCAAAAATCATTTCAATAGCTATATACATTTCGGTTTATTTAGGCATTGTGTATATTGTGTCAACAGTTCTAGGACTGTTTCTTGAAGGCAGAGAAAATATTTTACAGGCAATACTTAAAAATTTTGCCGCATATATAGTTGCAATTGTTCCTATGCTTTTATTGGGAATAGCAGCCGCATTCATTTCGCAATTCTTTAAAAGCAGCAGTGGAACACTAGTAATATCCGTCTTATTATTTATCATAATAAAAATTGCAGCTGTTGCTGTTCCAGATATATCAGGACTTACACCTATATCAAACATGGATTGGCATTTACTGTGGCTTTCTGGCTCGGTTTCTATCAGTAAGCTGTTTAGCGTATTTATGTTTATGTTTTCATATAGTATAATATTTTTAGCTTCAGGTTATCTGATGTTTGAAAGAAAAGAGTTTTAGTGAAAGTACAGCATGCAAAGAGGGATAGCTTCTATCTAACGGGGTGTACGGTGAGATGAGGCATAGTAGATATGGAGGGTTTTAGATGTCTATCAGGGTCAGGCTAGTGTTATCATATCTTGCAATGGTAATAATACCTATAGCGCTGTCAATAATTGCAGCTTTGATACTTTTTGCATCATTCATGGGAATGATGTATGACAAGCGATTGGGGTCTGATTTCCTGAAAGATGTACCTGAAAAGGTTATCGGTCTGGTTTCTGAGATTGACAGGACAGCTTCCTATGATTCCGAAAAACTCAAGGATAAGGAATATGTCGATAAAATAGGAAAAGAATTTAAAACTGTTAACATTGATTTTCTGGTAAGGCATGGGGAAGACATAATCTACACAAATGGGATAAAGATAGAATCTCTAGTAATTAACAAACTTCCGAAGCACAGATCGGGTATAAGCGATCATTTTAGTTCCATAGAAATAGGGGATAAGGAATTAAGCGTAAAGCAGCACGATTTCGTTTTTAAGGATGGAACAAAAGGGAGTACTTTTATCATTGCCGACTTCAGCAAGATAGGAGAGTTTATAGGTGAGTATATTCACGCACTTGGCTGGGCAGTGCTCATCATATTGATGTTAACAAATGGCGTAATAACCTATTTCGTTTCAAAAAGTATAATCAAACCTTTGAAAGTTTTAAAGCATGGGACAGAACAGATAAAGGACGGAAACCTGAATTTTGAAGTTAAAGTCAGTTCAAGGGATGAGATAGGAGAGGTTTGCGTAGCTTTTGAAGAAATGAGGAAAAAGCTTAAGGATTCTATTGAACTTCAGCTTCAATATGAGGAAAACAGAAAAGAACTGATCTCTAGTATCTCCCATGACCTGAAAACGCCTATAACAGCAATAAAGGGGTATGTTGAAGGTATTATGGATGGTGTAGCCAACTCACCTGAAAAAGTTGACAAATATGTAAGGACTATTTATTCAAAAGCTACAGATATGGATAGGCTTATAGATGATTTATTCCTGTTTTCAAAACTTGACCTTAAGAAGATACCTTTTAATTTTGAAAAGATTAACATAAAACAGTATTTTGAAGATTGCATTGAAGAATTGCAAATGGATCTACAGGAAAGGAAAATGAGACTCGATTTTATTAGTGATTTGCCGGAGAATACGGAAATAACTGCCGACAGGGAAAAACTGAAAAGAGTTGTTACGAATATTGTACAGAATGCAATAAAGTACATGGATAAGGATACAGGAGAAATAGCTGTAATTCTCAAAGAGGAAGAAACTGCGGTAAGGGTACAGATAAAGGACAATGGTCAGGGAATCAGCGAAGAAGACTTACCGTTTATATTTGATAGATTTTACAGAGCTGACCCATCCAGAAACAGAAATACCGGAGGAAGCGGATTGGGATTGGCTA comes from Clostridia bacterium and encodes:
- a CDS encoding ABC transporter permease; translated protein: MEALKAGILSEITKLLLKKKSVMLLVFSALIPILSLILVSFFQSGLGINPINAIDFPITVLGYFTGLFLPLFVVMAAADLFSGEIGERTIKIALLRPITRFKVYMSKIISIAIYISVYLGIVYIVSTVLGLFLEGRENILQAILKNFAAYIVAIVPMLLLGIAAAFISQFFKSSSGTLVISVLLFIIIKIAAVAVPDISGLTPISNMDWHLLWLSGSVSISKLFSVFMFMFSYSIIFLASGYLMFERKEF
- a CDS encoding HAMP domain-containing histidine kinase, coding for MSIRVRLVLSYLAMVIIPIALSIIAALILFASFMGMMYDKRLGSDFLKDVPEKVIGLVSEIDRTASYDSEKLKDKEYVDKIGKEFKTVNIDFLVRHGEDIIYTNGIKIESLVINKLPKHRSGISDHFSSIEIGDKELSVKQHDFVFKDGTKGSTFIIADFSKIGEFIGEYIHALGWAVLIILMLTNGVITYFVSKSIIKPLKVLKHGTEQIKDGNLNFEVKVSSRDEIGEVCVAFEEMRKKLKDSIELQLQYEENRKELISSISHDLKTPITAIKGYVEGIMDGVANSPEKVDKYVRTIYSKATDMDRLIDDLFLFSKLDLKKIPFNFEKINIKQYFEDCIEELQMDLQERKMRLDFISDLPENTEITADREKLKRVVTNIVQNAIKYMDKDTGEIAVILKEEETAVRVQIKDNGQGISEEDLPFIFDRFYRADPSRNRNTGGSGLGLAIAKQIIEGHNGDIWVESKLDEGTSIFFTLKKVLNLAQGGVST
- a CDS encoding ABC transporter ATP-binding protein; its protein translation is MEKVLEVKNLTKKYRNSRGIESISFDIYKGDVFGFLGPNGAGKTTTMKIITGLCRADAGEVKVFGHNISTDYEKAMRKVGCIIETAEAYDYISGYKNLVIASRFYKEVKKSRIDEVLDLVGLSSVKNEKVSNYSLGMKQRLGLASAILSNPELVILDEPVNGLDIEGMVDIRNIIKNLAEEHGITFFISSHLIHEMEMVCNRVGIIEKGKLIKTGEVKELLNNHSTLEDFFIEQVKGQRRLN
- a CDS encoding CBM21 domain-containing protein, with translation MYITSSNTVKLLHARSPEYNPCSAFFAEGYLAVQNPDGAKNIYVHYTYDNVLWNTVSASPRRVVYGIYDVWYFRTPPTYSSSCCCFTIDSCFDESYGKNIGSSCYSLRWYSPTIILAESVLNLHSIIIVDGTFTGRVVVKNLVYDKLVTVRYTTDDWVTCKEEAAFFSQCLSDDLEIWDYKITVPCGSSLKFAIYCLMNGITYWDNNFTDNYSYSIP
- a CDS encoding family 14 glycosylhydrolase; protein product: MQVFRKDIRKYGKLTLVVIISLMLMLSSTLISSATMVSDYKAYVMAPLEKITDWTAFKNQLITLKNNGVYALTTDVWWGYVEPNADNQFDWSYYKTYADTVRAAGIKWVPIISTHQCGGNVGDNVNIPLPAWLWTKDTADKMQYKDEAGNMDKQAIAPWWTGIAQQYDELYASFASNFSGYKDIIAKIYLSAGSSGELRYPSYNPSHGWNYPGRGYLECYTETAKTNFRNAMQTKYGTIAALNTAWGTSLTSFTQINPPSDGDTFFINGYKSNYGKDFLTWYQGSLTKHLATIASKAHARFDTVFGVRIGAKISGVHWRYSDPTMPHCAEYCAGYYNYSTILDQFKTSNLDLTFTCLEMTDSNTSPNYSMPKTLVIQVANLAKSKGIKINGENALAISNNPTAYQNCAEMAFNYNFSGFTLLRLANIVSSNGTATSEMAPFKDALVLKPVPVTFTINNANAATGQTVYVSGSRWELGKWTTGTYPLQLTKNASGQWVGTCYLGAGVTYEFKGIKKSSTGVVWEGGNNKVYTIPAAGGSYTWTWTN
- a CDS encoding secondary thiamine-phosphate synthase enzyme YjbQ — protein: MKSYRKELWFETGKRREFQNITPIIEDCLSESGIKDGMLLCNAMHITSSVFINDDESGLHKDFEIFLERLAPEKPYNQYYHNGFEDNADAHLKRTIMGREVVVAITDGKLDFGPWEQVFYGEFDGKRRKRGLVKIIGE